The Neofelis nebulosa isolate mNeoNeb1 chromosome 16, mNeoNeb1.pri, whole genome shotgun sequence genome includes a window with the following:
- the ORMDL3 gene encoding ORM1-like protein 3 — MNVGTAHSEVNPNTRVMNSRGIWLSYVLAIGLLHVVLLSIPFVSVPVVWTLTNLIHNMGMYIFLHTVKGTPFETPDQGKARLLTHWEQMDYGVQFTASRKFLTITPIVLYFLTSFYTKYDQIHFILNTVSLMSVLIPKLPQLHGVRIFGINKY; from the exons ATGAATGTGGGCACGGCACACAGTGAGGTGAACCCCAACACGCGGGTGATGAACAGCCGCGGCATCTGGCTGTCCTACGTGCTGGCCATCGGGCTTCTCCATGTCGTGCTGCTCAGCATCCCCTTTGTGAGCGTCCCTGTTGTCTGGACCCTCACCAACCTCATCCATAATATG GGCATGTACATCTTCCTGCACACGGTGAAGGGGACACCCTTCGAGACTCCGGACCAGGGCAAGGCGAGGTTGCTAACCCACTGGGAGCAGATGGACTATGGGGTCCAGTTCACAGCGTCTCGGAAATTCTTAACCATCACGCCCATCGTGCT GTACTTCCTCACCAGCTTCTACACCAAGTACGACCAGATCCATTTCATCCTCAACACTGTGTCCTTGATGAGTGTGCTCATCCCCAAGCTGCCCCAGCTCCATGGAGTCCGGATTTTTGGAATCAATAAGTACTGA